Proteins found in one Elephas maximus indicus isolate mEleMax1 chromosome 11, mEleMax1 primary haplotype, whole genome shotgun sequence genomic segment:
- the LOC126085493 gene encoding myosin regulatory light polypeptide 9: MSSKRAKTKTTKKRPQRATSNVFAMFDQSQIQEFKEAFNMIDQNRDGFIDKEDLHDMLASLGKNPTDEYLDAMMNEAPGPINFTMFLTMFGEKLNGTDPEDVIRNAFACFDEEATGTIQEDYLRELLTTMGDRFTDEEVDELYREAPIDKKGNFNYIEFTRILKHGAKDKDD; the protein is encoded by the exons ATGTCGAGCAAAAGGGCAAAGACCAAGACCACCAAGAAGCGCCCCCAGCGCGCAACATCCAACGTGTTTGCCATGTTTGACCAGTCCCAGATTCAGGAGTTCAAAGAGGCCTTCAACATGATTGATCAGAATAGAGATGGCTTCATCGACAAGGAGGATTTGCATGATATGCTGGCCTCCCTGG GGAAAAATCCAACTGATGAGTATCTGGACGCCATGATGAATGAGGCTCCGGGCCCCATCAATTTCACCATGTTCCTCACCATGTTTGGGGAGAAGCTGAATGGGACGGACCCAGAAGATGTCATCAGAAATGCGTTTGCTTGCTTTGATGAAGAAGCAACTG gcaccATTCAGGAAGATTACCTGAGAGAGCTGCTGACAACCATGGGAGATCGGTTCACGGATGAGGAAGTGGATGAGCTCTACAGAGAAGCCCCTATTGACAAAAAGGGGAATTTCAATTACATTGAGTTCACGCGCATCCTTAAACACGGAGCAAAAGACAAGGATGACTGA